The stretch of DNA TCCGGACGGTGGTTTCCACACAGAGCTTCTTACGGGAATCGCCCGCGATCCCTGCGATGAAAAAACGATCGATCTTGATGATGTCCGGCTCGGAATGGTAGAGCAGTTCGAGGCCGGAAAAACCCACGCCGAAATCGTCTATCGCTATTCTGATGATTTCGTTCGGTGTGGTGCGAAGCATGCTCTTAATGTCTTTAACCTTGATATTGTTGAGCACGAGTGTTTTACAGTCGTGACGCTCTGAAATCTCGTAACAGAAAGAGCCCGGGTGGAGGTGAAAACGGTCGATGATTGTCAGGGAGTTTCCCTTCATATACTCCGGAGTTACGAGCGTTCTGTTGTCTATGTTGTAGAGTATCTTGATCTGTTTGTGAAAGGGGATTTGTGTGAATTTTTCAAGCACCTTGGGTTTCAGGAGAGAATCGAGATAGTACAGCATCGAATCGGCGTAGGCAGCGTCGAAAACATCCTGTATCGTACTGAATCCCGCCGCATCGTAGTTCCTGAGCAGCGCTTCAAGTCCGTAACATTCACCGGAATAGATATTCACAATCGGCTGAAAAGCGAAATCGAACGATTCGACGAATCCTTTCCACTTCTTTCTGAGGCTTTCGTCCAGGTTATCCAGAGAAAGGACACGATTGTCACATTCAGTAAGCATATCTCTACCTCTTCCACAGTTTGTTTGAAAGACAACAAATTCATGCGGCCAGGACTGTGCATACCGGTCGGTGAGTGTTGCTGCTGTTCCGGTTCGGAAAATTCTGAATCGGCGCTATCGGGTCTGTTTCTGTCGCGCCTCGAACTCCTTCTCGATATCGAGTTCTTCGAGGGTTTGCCTGATCACATCGATGTAGTGTTCGGCGTAAGCTTTTGTTTCGAGGTTTTTCGAAGCGATAGTGTATTCCTCGATAGCCTCCCGGTATTTCTTGTTGAAGCGGAGGTAATCGGCGACAGCGACTCGGGCGCGAGCGTGCCCGGGGTCCTTTGTAAGGATGATTTGTGCGGTTTTATATGCGTTTTCGATATCACCAAGATCACTGTATGCGATGAGAATCTTTTCGAGAACTTCGATTTTTCCGGGATTGAGCTCATCGGCCTTTTTGAGGAGGGGAAGAGCATTTTTTTGCTGGCCGAGTTTCATGTAGAGGAGCGCCTTACCGTACCGCAGGTAGAAATTCCCGGGAAGCGCTTCGATTCCGCGGTCGTACGCAGTGAGGGCGCTGCCGGTATCACCGGCGTTGTCCAGCGCGACCGGCAGCATCCGCAGGGCTTTCTCGTTGGCCGGGTCGCTTTCGATTACCCGCGCGAAGGCTTCGGCGGCTTCCTTATAGCGCTTCAGGCCGTTCAGCGACAGGCCGCAGGCGAACTGGGCATTGATGTTCCGTCCATCGAGCGCGTAGGCACGTTCGAAATGGGCGAGAGCCCCCTTAAAGTCGTTTTTCTTATAAAGGGCCAATCCATCGCGGTACTCGTCTCCGGATTCCCGGTTCACGACTACATCACTTTCCTGGGCGCCCCGGATATCCGAAAAAGGCGCAAGAAAAAGCACGACCATCGTCCCCGCGAGTATATACGGAAACAAACTCCTCATGTCAGCCCCCTCACTGTTCGAGCTCGAATGTGTATTTCATCTGTACCCAGCACTTGACCGGCATATCGTTCTGTTTCGCCGGTTTGAACGTCGTCTTCATCGCCGCCTGGATCGCGGCGTCCTTGAGCAGCTCCGGCCCTTTCATTACTTCGGCCTTTTCAACGGCCCCGTTCTTACCGACGAGCGCACGGACGAACACCGTTCCCTGGACACCGGCTTTCCGCGCCTCCTCGGGATAGGCAGGTGCTACCTCGCCGATGCGTTCCGGTTGCTCCTCGACCGCGAAGAACTCGAAAATTTCCTCCTCCACGGGCGCTTTTTCGACGACCGCCTCCGGTATGATCACCGGTTTCACCTCATTCGAGACCGGAGCATTGAGGTCGAGGGACGTATCGTCGATGGTGACGTCATCGAGCGAAACATCATCGCTCACTTCGAGAGGCATGGCGAGCTTCGGCGCGGGAGCGGTCACGCGCTGCCGTGTCTCCGGGATGTTTTCGAGCTGGATGATGACCGGCGGCGTTTTCACCTTTTTCTCGAGTTTTTCCTGCTTCACGATGGGAATGTTCAGCCCGAAACCGATTGCTATGATGGTGACAAGGGCACTCCCGAGAAGAATACGCGGCGACCGTTTGTGGAGATCGGCGCGTGGATTCTTGAAACCGATTATGGACGTCGATGTCATTTTTCCTGCTTCGCTATGAATGATACCCGGTTGGCGTTCGCTTTCTTCAGCTCTTCGATGACTCCTGAAATCGTCCGGTAAGGCGTATCCTTGTCAGACTTCACCTGAACGATGATCCGGGGATTCTCCTGGAGCTTCCCGTTGACCACACCTGCTATGTCTTCGATGTTCACCGTGAACTCATCCACCATCGTTCGGCCGTTGGCACCGACCCAGATGCTTACCACGTTCCGCCTGCTTTTAAGCGGGTCGATACGCTTTGCGGCGGGAAGATCGACCGGGAAACCACGGTAGACCACGAACACGGTGGTCACCATAAAGAAAATGATCAATAGAAACGAAATGTCGGCCATCGGCCCCGTGGGGATGTCCTGCTCTATTTTTAACCGTTTTTTAAAACGAATCCTGCCCATGTCTCTCTCACTCGGTGTCGGGTTGTGCAATTGATATCTTGTCGTTTCCAGCCTCTTTCACAGCGTCTATGATGTCAACGAACGACTCGTACCTGGCGGCGGGGTCGGTCTTGATCGACACGATGAGGAGGGGGTTCTGCCCGGTCATGGTTTTAATCCGCTGTTCGAGCGCGTCGAGGGAGACCAGCTCCATGTCCTGCATGATCTCGCCGGCGGAGTTGATCCAGACTTTCGTGATGTTCCTGCTCGGCACCCTCGTCGATGCTCCATACTGCGGCAGAGTCAGTCCCAGCCCCTTGTCGTGGGAGAGGGATGTGGTCACGAGGAAGAACACGATCAGGAGGAACGCGATGTCCGCCATGGTCGAGGTGGGGATAGACGCCCGTACCCGTTGTCGTTTTTTCAGCATGCCTTGCAGCCTCCATTCATCACTGAACACCGGCTTCGTAGCCGAGGTCCACGAGGGTGTCCACGAACTTGCTCGCATTTTCCTCCATGGATACCACGATACGGTCGATCAGGTACACACAGAGGTTGTAAGCCATCTGTATGGGTATCGCCACGAGAAGACCGCCCGCAGTGGTGATCAGCGCCATGGAAATTCCGGCAGCCACAATCGAGGGTTCGACATCCCCGGCGGCGGCAATGCTCCTGAACGCGGAGATCATACCCGCGACAGTACCGAAAAACCCGATCATTGGCGCCACATTTGCGATGGTGGCAAGCCATACAAGCCCGTTCTCGAGGAATGCCATCTCAACCGCCCCGGCGCTCTCCACCGCCTTCTCGACGTGGTCAATGCCCTTGTGCACCCGTGAAAGACCCGCATGGACGATTGTCGCCACCGGACCCGCTGTCTTCGTGCAGATTTCAGTTGCCTTTGCGAGTCCGCCGTTCCTGTCCTGGAGTGCCGTGTACACCTTGGAGTACAGGCGCCTGGTATTGAACATTGCGATAAAAATGACGACGAGCCGCCAGAGGGTGATGGTCACTCCCACGGCGAACAGAGCCACCAGTGTCCACATGATGAGCGGACCGCCGTCGTTGATGTAGGTTAGAAATGTTTCCTTTGTCATCGATTGCCTCCTGTATGGAATTGTTTATTTGAATTGTTTTGGTTTCGCGTATACATCAGACGAATGTATTTCAGGGCGCGCCTGAAAGACGACTTGTTTTAGTCCTGACATGCAGGAACCACCTATTTTGCATTACGTGGTGAGTTCCCGTAATTAATTGGAGCTATTTATAATCTTGCCATAAACAACAAAATCTTCACTATTTTACCGGACAGTTCTGAATTCATGTAATAATTTGTTTTATCTGAAAATGTATGCGGGCTGCATATGGATTCCCGATTAAAGATTCGGGAATGACGTCGTTACAGCGACTCCTGAAACCAAACCGAGGCTTTAGCACCGGAAACTGCAGATGCATTTCAGATAAAATACGGGTTAACGGTTTATTCTTTACCGCGTTTGAAAAAAGTGCGCTCGGCTTTTTCCTCGTCCGATTCGGGTCGTTCTATCTGCCAGATAAGCCGCTGGGCATTCGCGCTCCAGCGGTCGTCCTTCATTGCCTTCCTGAATTCATCGAGCGCCTTGTCTGTCTGCCCGAGGGTTTTATAATTCACTCCCAGGAGGATATGGAAACGGCCGTCCTCAGGAGCGAGCGCCATGCCTTTCTTCACATATGTGATGCCCTCTTCGGTCAATTCATCGGGATTGAAGTACTCACAGAGCTCGCCGAGCACCGCTACATTGTCGGGCTCTAACCCGTTGTGACGTTTCAGCGCCCAGACGAGATTAGCACGGTCGGAAAGGGCACGGTAGATATCCTCGATCACCACGATCACCTCAACCGATGTCGAGTCCGTCTCGGCAAGCCGGCGGTAGTACCGTGCCGCACTCTCCCGGTCTTCGAGGAGCATGCTTGCCTTGCCCGATATCTCGAGCGCCCGGTGGTCGTCTTTCCGTTTTCCCATCGCCAGAACGGCATACATCCGCGCTTTTTCGTAATCACCCTTCCCGAAGGCGAATTCCGAAGCTTTCATAAGATTGTCATACGAATCTTCGCCCGATTCGATCAGAGTTGCCAGATCGGCATAAGCACCGTCGGAATCGCCGAGATACTCCCTGATGCTGGAGATTGTGGCGAGCAGCCTGGGATTATCCGGTTTGAGCTTGTGCATGAGGATGTACATTTCGAGTGTCGAAGCGTAATCGCCTTTTTCAGTGTAGAGCGTGGCGAGACGGGCAGCGGCGTTGTAGTAATCCTGTTTCAGTTCGAGGGCATGCCTGAACGCCTTCACCGCACCGTCCTTGTCGCCCATCTGATCGAGGAGATCGCCATAAGCGTAGTGTACCTGGTAGAGACTGTCCCAGAGAGCGATGGATTTCTCGAACTGCCTGCGCGCTTCCTCGCTATTTCCCGCGTTCTTCTGCTGCACGGCGAAGCTGTAATGCTTTTTAGCCTCGTTTACCGTCTCGTCGGTTGCAGAAAGACCGTTCGAGGGTGCTTTTAACACTGTCGCACCAACGACAAGGGCGAACACCGTACAGAAATAAATTCGTTTCATGGGCAAGTATCCTTCAAATCGATCCGGAATGAACGTTTTTTTACAGTGCTCTCAAAATACACCCTGTATGTTAAGGTTCTGTAATAATTCCATATGAATTGTGTGAAAATAGACCGGGACTACAGACCGAACATAATGCCGGCATAAATCATCCTCGGTGTTGACGGGCCATAGATGTATCCGGCGTCGCGGTCGATGCCGCGGTCGAGATCGTCCTGATAAGTATCAGTAATGTTTTTGATTCCCACCTTCAGCAAGGTCCCCTGACCGCCCGCCTGCGGGTAAATCAATTCATACGTGAATCCCAGATCCATCGTCACAAAAGAATCGGTCGTTTCGAGCCGGTCCGTTTCGATATATCCGGCGTAATGGGGCACTTTCATTGCTCCGGTATACTGCATGGCGGCAACAACTGACAGGCGGTGATGGGGAGTGTAATACACTATGAGATTACCGTATTGTCCGGGAGTCCGGAAGAGCCGTGAAATGCCGAAATCGGGCTCCGGAGAGTCAAGCTTGTCGGACTGGAAGGTGAAACTGCCCTGTGTCTCGATCGTTTTCACCGGTTTGAATCCGGCCTGGAGCTCCATACCTGAGACGGTCAGTCCATCTCCGTTCCTTCGTTCGAACTCGAAGTAATCGGTGGATGGATCGTCGGCCTCCACCAGCTGAAACTGGTCGGTGAGAGAAGTGTGAAATGCGGTGATTCCACACTGTACGGGGTGGTCGGCCACAACACCCATGTAATCGAGCGTGGCGGACAAACTGATACTCTTTTCCTCGGCAAGACCATCGGAGTTTTTATAAATGTGACCCTCGCCGCCAACCTGGGTGATATGCAGATCTTCGTCGAACACCTGCGGCGGTTTGAATCCGGTCGACACACTGCCGCGGAGTTTCCACCCGTCAGTGATTTTCATCAGTGTGGAAACACGCGGGCTGATAACGGGGTTGTCGAGCAGCGAATGTTTGTCAAGACGAACACCTGCAACTACCGTGTATCTCTCAGCAAAAGAAAAGTCATCCTGGATGAATATTCCCATGTCGTTATAAGTATCATCGATAATGCGGTTATATGAGACCGCTTCATCTTTAAGATATTCCGACAGATATGTGACGCCGCCGGTCATACTATGCGAACCCGCCGAGTAGTGCAGTAAGCCGGATACATAATGAACCGGGTTTTCGGTTCTGCCGTAGGCGTTAGGGTCCCGGCCCGCGCCGTAATACGTATCCCGGTTTGCCAGCGCGAACGAGTAACCGGCGTCGAATGAGAGGTTACTATTGACATTGTGCGTATATTTAACATTACCGCCCCACCGATAACTTTCGATGGCTTCACTGATGTCTGCCTGATGGCTCGGTTTCGTCAGGCTGTTACCGCCGCGGCGGTTCTCATGAATCCGGTGCACACTGCCGGTCAGCTCGCTCTGCTCAGTTATCGTACGGTACATCGTGAATCCGAGCGTTTCCCCGCTGATTTCTCCAATGTCCGTGAAACCATCATCATCACGGTCATATCCATTCTGACGGCGTG from bacterium encodes:
- a CDS encoding MotA/TolQ/ExbB proton channel family protein; translated protein: MTKETFLTYINDGGPLIMWTLVALFAVGVTITLWRLVVIFIAMFNTRRLYSKVYTALQDRNGGLAKATEICTKTAGPVATIVHAGLSRVHKGIDHVEKAVESAGAVEMAFLENGLVWLATIANVAPMIGFFGTVAGMISAFRSIAAAGDVEPSIVAAGISMALITTAGGLLVAIPIQMAYNLCVYLIDRIVVSMEENASKFVDTLVDLGYEAGVQ
- a CDS encoding biopolymer transporter ExbD; protein product: MLKKRQRVRASIPTSTMADIAFLLIVFFLVTTSLSHDKGLGLTLPQYGASTRVPSRNITKVWINSAGEIMQDMELVSLDALEQRIKTMTGQNPLLIVSIKTDPAARYESFVDIIDAVKEAGNDKISIAQPDTE
- a CDS encoding biopolymer transporter ExbD — protein: MGRIRFKKRLKIEQDIPTGPMADISFLLIIFFMVTTVFVVYRGFPVDLPAAKRIDPLKSRRNVVSIWVGANGRTMVDEFTVNIEDIAGVVNGKLQENPRIIVQVKSDKDTPYRTISGVIEELKKANANRVSFIAKQEK
- a CDS encoding tetratricopeptide repeat protein, producing the protein MRSLFPYILAGTMVVLFLAPFSDIRGAQESDVVVNRESGDEYRDGLALYKKNDFKGALAHFERAYALDGRNINAQFACGLSLNGLKRYKEAAEAFARVIESDPANEKALRMLPVALDNAGDTGSALTAYDRGIEALPGNFYLRYGKALLYMKLGQQKNALPLLKKADELNPGKIEVLEKILIAYSDLGDIENAYKTAQIILTKDPGHARARVAVADYLRFNKKYREAIEEYTIASKNLETKAYAEHYIDVIRQTLEELDIEKEFEARQKQTR
- a CDS encoding TonB family protein, encoding MTSTSIIGFKNPRADLHKRSPRILLGSALVTIIAIGFGLNIPIVKQEKLEKKVKTPPVIIQLENIPETRQRVTAPAPKLAMPLEVSDDVSLDDVTIDDTSLDLNAPVSNEVKPVIIPEAVVEKAPVEEEIFEFFAVEEQPERIGEVAPAYPEEARKAGVQGTVFVRALVGKNGAVEKAEVMKGPELLKDAAIQAAMKTTFKPAKQNDMPVKCWVQMKYTFELEQ
- a CDS encoding TonB-dependent receptor, which encodes MRLSIPAIMIFWLIVSTSAASAKEVSGTVTEKESGEPIYGAAVFVKGTKIGTLTDKDGLWTLTDVPHEDFILVFQMTGYRTVEIKATGGVVHARLEVSMFNMGEIVVTGTQTKHLFEDTPVKTEVIPKRQIEAVVEPDLFGVLQFTPGVRVENNCQNCGFSQLRMLGLEGGYSQILINGDPVVSTMAGVYGLQQFPEQMIESLEIVKGGGSALYGANAIGGVVNIRLRRPAVNTGGVSFDYKVAGDHARAESGFFSEMTADNNKYGMFIFGNARRQNGYDRDDDGFTDIGEISGETLGFTMYRTITEQSELTGSVHRIHENRRGGNSLTKPSHQADISEAIESYRWGGNVKYTHNVNSNLSFDAGYSFALANRDTYYGAGRDPNAYGRTENPVHYVSGLLHYSAGSHSMTGGVTYLSEYLKDEAVSYNRIIDDTYNDMGIFIQDDFSFAERYTVVAGVRLDKHSLLDNPVISPRVSTLMKITDGWKLRGSVSTGFKPPQVFDEDLHITQVGGEGHIYKNSDGLAEEKSISLSATLDYMGVVADHPVQCGITAFHTSLTDQFQLVEADDPSTDYFEFERRNGDGLTVSGMELQAGFKPVKTIETQGSFTFQSDKLDSPEPDFGISRLFRTPGQYGNLIVYYTPHHRLSVVAAMQYTGAMKVPHYAGYIETDRLETTDSFVTMDLGFTYELIYPQAGGQGTLLKVGIKNITDTYQDDLDRGIDRDAGYIYGPSTPRMIYAGIMFGL